The sequence below is a genomic window from Lentimicrobium saccharophilum.
CTGAAGAACCGCATGCCGCTCTGGGTTAAACCCGACAGAAAACTTACCGTAAGAGATGTGATCGGTATGATGCGGGATTATTATCAGGGAACTGAACTGGATATGACAAAGGATGTCGGGGCCGGGCCTTATCAGTCGATCGTCCGCTGGAGACCGATGACCTGGAAAGTGGACGGGGAAACCTATTTCCACGAAAGGGCCATCTCTACCCAGCAGACCGGCTTTTCCTTTGTTGCCCAATCGCGCGGATGGCTGCCCGATCCCGTTGGCGGCATTCTTTGGTTCAGTGTCGACGATACTTACAGCACCGTATATGTACCGATGTATTGCGGAATTACGCAAGTGCCTGAAACATACGCTGTTGGCAATGGCAGCATGATGGAGTTTTCCGACAATTCCGCTTTCTGGGTTTTCAACCAGGTTTCGAACCTTGCCTATACACGCTACAAAGACATGATTGCAGACATTCAGAAGGTGCAGTCGGCGCTCGAAGGTAAATTCATCTCCTATACGGATGTGGTCGACAAAGCGGCGGTTGAATTGTATCAGAAAGATCCTGCCAAGGCACGTGAATTCCTCACGGATTATTCCGTAAATCAGGGAAACAGCACGGTGATGCGCTGGAAAGAACTTTACCGCTACCTTTTTACCAAATATCTCGATGGAAATGTAAAAGTTAAGGACGGAAACAATCAGAATCCGAAAGTTAAATTCCCGGGTTATGATGAGTCCTATTACCGTATGATCATCGAGAAAACCGGTGATAAGTTCAAATACCAGGGGGGAAGCCATTAATAAATAAAGGTACCGCCGATTTATCTGAAAAGGGGGATATTTCCTATAAGGATTTATCCCCCTGTTGTTTATCGTGTTTAACCCATAAAATAAAATATGCGGAATCTCTTTAAAATCTGTAATTTTGCACACGGTTTTACGTTCCTTAATAAGGAATCAACTTCAAGGATGATCTGCAATAAAACTGCTGAAATATGGACAGTATGAATGATATCAACGTTGGCAACAAAAGCCGCAACAAATCATTGATCATTATCGTTATACTTCTTGCCGCGCTGGCATTGCTGACCTGGCTTTATCTTTCGACCCGTTCGCGCCTGGGTTCATTGCTCGAGGAAAAAGAAAAGCAAAGGGTTGAATTGCAGCATGAACTTGACTCCCTCATCACAGAACACAACAATATTAAGTTGGAGTACGGGACTTTCTCTGATTCACTGGTGGCCAAGGATAGCATTATTCAGGCGAACGCATTGGAAATCAGGAAACTGCTTGATACCCAGTATGAGTTCTACAAAGTCAAGAAGAAACTCGATCGGTTACGCTCGATTTCTCAGGGTTACCTGAAGCAGATAGATTCGCTCTATACGGTAAACCAGGAACTGAAAGCCGAAAATGAACAAATCCGTTCGAGCTATCAGATGGAACAGCAAAAGAGCAGCTCGTTGCTGAAGGACAAGGAAGCCCTTACCGAAAAAGTGACCATGGCCGCTGTGCTCAGGGCCTACAAGATAACAGCGTCGGGAGTTCGCGGCAGTGGCGACAAGGAACGTATAACCGATAAGGCCAAGCGCGTGGAAAAGATCAAGGTTTGCTTTACCCTTGGCGAAAATCCCCTGCTTTCGGCCGGGGCCAAAGATATCTACGTCCGCATCGCGCGGCCCGACAAAATAATCCTTGCCAGGGGCCGGGGTGATGATTATTCGTTTAGTTATAAAGGGGAAATCCTCCAATATACCATGCGCGAAACTGTAAATTACCAGAACCAGGCCATGGATATCTGCACATACTGGATTAACCGCTCCGCAAAAGAAAACCTTCCCGAAGGAGTATATGTGGTTTCGGTTTATGCTGAAGACTTCGAGATCGGTCAAACCAGTTTTGAACTCAAATAGAAATTTCTGCATACTTATCAGTTTCTCAGATGCCGGCTGTTTTGTCCGGCATTTTTTTTGATCCCGGATTCAATCAACCTCCCTGAAGCCGGCAGGCCAGATCAAGCGGTAAGCTGGTCGTGCATTGATTTCAAAGTTTTCGGAGAGGTTGGCACCGGAAGACAACATCCGGCAGCATATTTTACCTACCTGTCTTTGCCATGCAAGGAGTATGTTATCCGTTCAGACTTTCATAGTCTTGCTATTGTTTAATCAGGGCTTTTCAAGATCGCGCCCATCCATGGCAATTTACCCTTCTTTAAAATGCCCGGTCCCGTTCATCCCTTGTTTCCATCCGTTCATCTGATAAAATATTGTATTCACCGATAATAAGTTTAACAGTTTTTCGGGCTGAAATACTTTTGTTCCGGAAAACAACAGGACGAACGAACAATCTACACGCGGAAACGTTTAATGACACTTATGTTTCCTGACAATTCCAAAACCATTGATGCCATGGATGATAAACTGCTCACGATTATTGATGCTTCCGGGATGCTTTTCCGTAAATACGGAATCCGCAGCATTTCGATGGACGATATATCAAGGGAGCTGGGCATGTCAAAAAAGACGTTGTATCAATATGTTGACAACAAACCCGATCTGATTGAAAAACTGCTCAGAAGGCAGGTTGAGTGCAGCAATGCGTGTGTTGTAGATTCTGCCGGAAGCATGAATGCAATTGATATTCTGTTGCATGTAAGCGTGAAGATCAGCGAAGAAATCAGGGAGATGAACCCGGTGATTGCTTTTGATCTTGAGAAATACTATCCGGCATTGTACAGGGCTTTTGTGCAGGCCAAGCGCGATCATGTTTACCTCAAAATCAAGGAGAATCTTGAGCAGGGGGTAATGGAAGGCATCTATCGCGATGACCTCAATGCCGACCTGGTTGCAAAACTGTATGTTCAGAAACTGATAGATGTTCATGATCCTGAGTTTTTGTCTTCTGTTGATTTTTCACAGGAAAAGGTCTTTCAGGTAATGTTCGACAACCACATCCGGGGCATTGCCAATGCTGATGGACTGGCCTACTACGAAAAGAAGAAAAGTGAAATGGGTCTTTAACTATATAAACCACAACAACTCAAGCCTGTGAAATGAAAAAGATGAAGATAAAAACCTCTGTTATTTTACTAATGGGGTTACTGCTGATGTCAGGAATTCCGGCAACAGCGCAGCAAACGGTCACCCTGAGCCTGAAGCAGGCCCGTGAGATCGCCGCGGAGCGGGCCTTTACCGTGAGGCAGTCAGACGCGGATGTTGAAACAGCCAGACAGCAGGTAAAGGAGCTGACGGCTACCGGTCTGCCTCAGGTAAACGCAAGTGTCGGATACAACGACAACATTGGCCTTCCTGTCCAATTGGTACCCGGTGATTTTTTCGGGCAGCCGGGGCAGGATATAGAAGTGCAGTTTGGCACGAAATACAGCGGAAATGCCGGCCTAAGTGTAAATCAGCTGATCTTCAGCGGTTCCTATCTGGTTGGATTGCAGGCTGCACGCACTTTTCTTGCAAAAAGCGAAGAAGAGCGTAAAAAAAGCGTGGTGGATATAAAGAAGACGGTTTCGGAAGCCTATTTTCTGGTTCTTGCCACCCAGGAAGGGATCAGGATACTGGATTCTACCCTGGCCATTACAGAGAAACTGGCCGGCGAAACCAGGATTATATACGAAAACGGACTTACGGAAGAAACCGAATACGATCAGCTTCAGCTGATGGTTTCCGAACTTCAGGTAAACAGGGCCAATGCCCTGAATCAACTTTCGGTTGCGCGGAGTTTTCTGAAATATCACCTTGGGCTTCCGGGAAACAGCGAAGTAATACTTACCCAGACCATGGGTGAACTTATTGACGAAATGGCTCCGGCCGCCTTGCTCGACAGGTCATTTACTCCGGGCGGCAATATTGACTTCCGCATACTGAAAAAGCAACAGGAACTGGCCTATCTGGACCTCAGAAGACAAAAGAGCCTTTACCTGCCTTCCGTTTCGGCATTCCTGAATTACCAGACCCAGGCGCAGCGGGCAGAATGGGATTTCTTTGATCCGCTGGGCAAATGGTACTCAAGTTCGGTCTGGGGGATAAATATGAACATCCCCATTTTCAGCAGCGGGGAGCGGATGGCTAAAGTCAGGCAGGCCAGGGTTCAGGTGGAAAAAACACATATTGCCGAGGAGCAGGTGGGCAGCAGCCTCAGAATTCAACACGAGAATGCGGGAAGCGAATTGCGGAACGCCCTGCTTACCTATGGTACAACAAAGCAGAACCGCGAACTCTCGGGGAAAATATACCTGCGTACAAGTATTAAATTTCAGGAAGGGATGGCCGGCAGCCTCGATCTGATGAATGCCCACAATCAATACCTGAATTCACAATCACAATACATCAGCGCTTCTCTCAATGTGCTTAACAGAAGCGTGGCGATGGAAAGCCTGCTTGAAAATCCGGAATAGAAAAGCAAAAACCCTGAAATATCCATGAAAACAAAAATCTTCAAAATATTACCTCAAATGAAAAAAGTCATTTCACTCATCGCCATTGCAGGCATGCTGGTAGTATCATCCTGCAGACAGGATAATAGTCCTGAGGCCCTGCGGAAACAACTCGATGCCTATCACAAAGAATCGAAGGAAATCGATATCAGGATCAAAGAACTGGAAAAACAACTGGCAGGGCTGGAGAATGGCAGTGATAAAGTCAATCGTATCCCCGTTGTGCTTGAGGAGGTTGCTCCCGGCTTGTTTGAACATTATGTCGAAGCCGGCGGGAATGTTGAAGCGGTGCGCGAAGCCTTTATCAGTCCGGAAATCAGTGGACAGATTACAACGATATATGTGAAGGAAGGCGACAAGGTTCAGAAAGGTCAGCTACTGGCTCAGCTCAACACACAGGTTACCCGTAAGTCGATAGAGGAGGTTCAGACCTCCCTGAAACTGGCCACCGATCTTTTTCAGCGTCAGCAGCGGTTATGGGATCAGAAAATCGGCTCAGAGATGCAGTACCTGGAAGCGAAAAATAACAAGGAAAGCCTTGAAAACCGCCTTGCAACCCTCAACGCTCAACTGGATATGGCGAGGGTGGTATCACCGGTTTCAGGGGTGGTTGAGCGGGTTGCACAGAAAAACGGAGAGCTGGCCATGCCCGGCATGACCATGATCCATGTGATCAATCTTGACGAGCTCTTTGTTAAAGCAAATGTCTCTGAAGCGCTGCTGCCCTTCATCAGGAAAGGTGATGAAATAGTGCTGAAGTTCCCCTCATATCCTGAAGTTTCCAGAAAACTCAGGGTCGACAGGATTGGCAGCAACATCAATCCCGGCAACAGGACATTTGAAGTGCAGGTGAAGTTTGACAATACTGACGGAACCATCAAGCCCAATATGATGGCCTCACTGCTGATCAACGATTACCGGAACGAACAGGCATTGATTATCCCTTCGCGCCTTATCAAGGAAGACCTGAAGGGCAAATACATCTATACCGCGAAAAGCAACAGCCCTGATTTCGTCGCGCAGAAGGTTTACATACAGGCCGGAAGAAGCTTTCTTGGCCGTACCGAAGTCATCTCGGGACTCAAAGAGGGTGATAAGATCATTCAGGACGGATTTAACCGGGTAAGTGACGGGGTATATCTTTCTGTTGACTCAGTAAAAACGGCAAAATAATACTACAATGTCAGAACAAAACAGTAAACCCAGGAATTTCGGACTGACTACCTGGGCGCTCAGAAATAAGAATACGGTATTCCTGCTGATGTCAATTCTGATGTTTTTCGGGATATACTCCTACACTTCGCTGCCCAAGGAACTTTTTCCCGATATCGTGATCCCGACGGTAATGGTTCAGACCATATATCCCGGGAACCCGCCGGTGGATATTGAGAACCTTATTACCCGTCATCTGGAGAAGGAAATCGAGTCTGTTGACGGCATCAAAGAACTATCCTCCACTTCAAGCCAGGATGTATCAAATATTTTTGTTGAATTCAACACGGATGTGGATATCAAAACCGCGCTTCAGGATGTTAAGGACGCTGTTGATAAGGCAAAAAATGACCTTCCGTCGGATTTGCTGGAGGATCCCATGGTTACGGATATCGACTTTACCGAGTTTCCCATTATAAACATCAACCTCTCGGGCGATTACAGCATCAATGAATTGAAATCCTATGCCGAATATCTGGAAGATGAAATAGAAACATTTCAGGAGGTTTCAAAGGTTGAGATCAAAGGTGTAACGGAAAAGGAAATTAAGGTACAGGTGGATCAGCACAAGCTGGATGCCATGGAATTGAGTTTCGGGGATATAGAAAGCGCGATAAAGAATGAGAATGTTTCCATGTCGGGCGGCGATGTCAGGGTAGGCCGCGATCGTCGTGCTTTAAGGATAGCCGGGGAGTTCACTTCGGTGGAGGAAATTGCCGGTATCATCATCAAGCATGAGGATGGCAACATTGTATATCTGCGCGATGTGGCCGATATAAGTTTTGGCTTTGAGGACCCTGACAGTTATGCAAGGCTGAACAGGCAGCCGGTCGTTTCGCTGCAGGTAGTGAAAAAGGGCGGTGAAAACCTGCTGAATGCAACGAAAAAGGTTTTCGAACTGCTCGACGATGCCAGGGCTTCCAAAGCCATTCCCCAGGACCTTGTCATTACCATTACCAACGACCAGTCGGAGGAGATCCGCAACCAGCTGAGCAACCTCGAGAACAGTATGATCATGGGAATTATATTCGTGATCGGTATCCTGTTTTTCTTCCTGGGAACCCGGAATTCACTCTTTGTGGCATTATCCATTCCGCTTTCCATGTTTATCTCATTCATGGTCATGGGCCTGATGGACTTCCGGATCAATATGATGGTGCTTTTCTCCCTGATCCTTGCCCTGGGTATGCTCGTCGACAACGCCATCGTGGTTATTGAAAACTTCCACCGTTTTACCGATGAATTGGGTTTAAAGCCTTTTGAAGCTGCCCGCAGGGCTGTAGGAGAAATTGCGGTACCCGTCATCACCTCAACGGCCACTACCCTGGCCGCATTTTTTCCGCTGATTTTCTGGGATTCCATCATGGGTGAGTTTATGAAGTATCTTCCGCTGACCCTGATCATTACACTTACTGCTTCCCTGTTTTCGGCCCTGGTAATTATACCGGTGGTAGCAATGGTTTTCTATAAAAAAGAGGACATTAACGACCGACCCGAGGTACGCAGGACGCTCATTGTGGCCGGTGCCATGACCGGTGTTGCCATTCCGCTTTACATTGCAGGCTTAAATATGCCGGCAAACCTGCTGGTATTGTTCGCCCTGATCGGAATAGCCAATTTGTTGTTTCTCAACCGCCTTGCACGCTGGTTTCAGACAGTGCTGCTGGTGTGGGTCGAGAACTTGTATGCAAAAACACTGGCATTTGCCCTGAAACGGAGGAATGCCCTTTGGGTATTCACCGGCAGTTTTGTATTGATGTTCCTGACGATGGGCTTTTACTTCGGCAGCAATCCCAAAGTTATCTTCTTCCCTTCCGGAGAACCGAAGTATATCAACATTCTGGCTGAACTTCCCCTGGGAACTGATATTGATTTTACCGATTCACTGATGAATGTAATTGAGAATGATGTTGACAGGATTCTGGCGCCGGAAAAAAAGATCATTAAATCAGTGCTCACCAATGTGGGTAGTGGTGCTGTTGGCGAAAATGAAGGTTTTTCAGGCAGGGGGGGAGGCCCCAACCGCGGACTGATAACGGTAACTTTCCTCGATTATAAGGACAGGGCTGGCATTCATACCGACGAACTGCTGAAGCGCTTGTCAGACAGCCTGCTGGGGGTATATCCGGGTGTGGTTATGACCATAGAGAAGCAGAATGAAGGGCCTCCGGTCGGGAAAGCCATCAACATTGAAATCGCAGGAAGGGATTTCAACAAACTGCTTGATGTTACCGATGAGGCCATCAACAGGATGAACGCCTCCCGCATTCCCGGCATTGAGGGTCTGCAGATTGACCTTGATCTGGGTCAGCCTGAGATGAATGTGACCATTGACCGTGAAAAGGCCCGCCGCTTCGGTCTATCAACCGGGCAGATCGCTTCAACCATACGTACGGCTGTATTCGGCAGCGAAGTTTCAAAATTTAAACTGGGAGAGGATGATTATCCGATACAACTCAGGATGAAAGATGAATACCGTTACAATGTGGCTTCAGTCCTTAACCAGCGCATTACCTTCCGCGACCAGGCTTCCGGAAAAATCGTACAGGTGCCGGTGTCCGCGGTGGCCGATGTTTCACTCAGTTCTACCTATGGTTCGGTTTTGCGCAAGGACCGGAACAGAGTGATCACCATCTGGTCGAATGTGATCGAAGGGTACAATGCCACTGAGATCAACGATCAGTTGAAACCTATTCTGGCCGATATGGATTTCCCCGAAGGGTACAACTACCGTTTTACAGGCGAACAGGAAGAGCAGGCGGAATCCATGGCATTCCTCGTCAGGGCGCTGCTGATTGCTGTAGCCGTTATTCTGCTGATCCTGGTGGGACAATTCAACTCTGTGGTAAAGCCATTCATCATCCTCATCAGTGTGCTGCTGAGCACCATCGGGGTTTTCGGCGGTTTGGCCACCTTCGGAATGAACTTCGTGGTGATCATGACAGGTGTCGGTATCGTATCTCTCGCCGGTGTGGTGGTGAATAACGCCATCGTACTGATTGATTATATCGGCTTGCTGAAAGCCAACAAGAAAACGGAAATGGGCATT
It includes:
- a CDS encoding efflux RND transporter permease subunit, which codes for MSEQNSKPRNFGLTTWALRNKNTVFLLMSILMFFGIYSYTSLPKELFPDIVIPTVMVQTIYPGNPPVDIENLITRHLEKEIESVDGIKELSSTSSQDVSNIFVEFNTDVDIKTALQDVKDAVDKAKNDLPSDLLEDPMVTDIDFTEFPIININLSGDYSINELKSYAEYLEDEIETFQEVSKVEIKGVTEKEIKVQVDQHKLDAMELSFGDIESAIKNENVSMSGGDVRVGRDRRALRIAGEFTSVEEIAGIIIKHEDGNIVYLRDVADISFGFEDPDSYARLNRQPVVSLQVVKKGGENLLNATKKVFELLDDARASKAIPQDLVITITNDQSEEIRNQLSNLENSMIMGIIFVIGILFFFLGTRNSLFVALSIPLSMFISFMVMGLMDFRINMMVLFSLILALGMLVDNAIVVIENFHRFTDELGLKPFEAARRAVGEIAVPVITSTATTLAAFFPLIFWDSIMGEFMKYLPLTLIITLTASLFSALVIIPVVAMVFYKKEDINDRPEVRRTLIVAGAMTGVAIPLYIAGLNMPANLLVLFALIGIANLLFLNRLARWFQTVLLVWVENLYAKTLAFALKRRNALWVFTGSFVLMFLTMGFYFGSNPKVIFFPSGEPKYINILAELPLGTDIDFTDSLMNVIENDVDRILAPEKKIIKSVLTNVGSGAVGENEGFSGRGGGPNRGLITVTFLDYKDRAGIHTDELLKRLSDSLLGVYPGVVMTIEKQNEGPPVGKAINIEIAGRDFNKLLDVTDEAINRMNASRIPGIEGLQIDLDLGQPEMNVTIDREKARRFGLSTGQIASTIRTAVFGSEVSKFKLGEDDYPIQLRMKDEYRYNVASVLNQRITFRDQASGKIVQVPVSAVADVSLSSTYGSVLRKDRNRVITIWSNVIEGYNATEINDQLKPILADMDFPEGYNYRFTGEQEEQAESMAFLVRALLIAVAVILLILVGQFNSVVKPFIILISVLLSTIGVFGGLATFGMNFVVIMTGVGIVSLAGVVVNNAIVLIDYIGLLKANKKTEMGIALSDDLPVKESIACVIQAGRTRLRPVLLTAVTTILGLIPLAVGLNIDFEGLFARFDPDIYFGGDNAIFWGPLSWTVIFGLTFATFLTLVVVPAMYHLFYMVRLKVRAFAGRKA
- a CDS encoding TetR/AcrR family transcriptional regulator is translated as MFPDNSKTIDAMDDKLLTIIDASGMLFRKYGIRSISMDDISRELGMSKKTLYQYVDNKPDLIEKLLRRQVECSNACVVDSAGSMNAIDILLHVSVKISEEIREMNPVIAFDLEKYYPALYRAFVQAKRDHVYLKIKENLEQGVMEGIYRDDLNADLVAKLYVQKLIDVHDPEFLSSVDFSQEKVFQVMFDNHIRGIANADGLAYYEKKKSEMGL
- a CDS encoding TolC family protein; amino-acid sequence: MKKMKIKTSVILLMGLLLMSGIPATAQQTVTLSLKQAREIAAERAFTVRQSDADVETARQQVKELTATGLPQVNASVGYNDNIGLPVQLVPGDFFGQPGQDIEVQFGTKYSGNAGLSVNQLIFSGSYLVGLQAARTFLAKSEEERKKSVVDIKKTVSEAYFLVLATQEGIRILDSTLAITEKLAGETRIIYENGLTEETEYDQLQLMVSELQVNRANALNQLSVARSFLKYHLGLPGNSEVILTQTMGELIDEMAPAALLDRSFTPGGNIDFRILKKQQELAYLDLRRQKSLYLPSVSAFLNYQTQAQRAEWDFFDPLGKWYSSSVWGINMNIPIFSSGERMAKVRQARVQVEKTHIAEEQVGSSLRIQHENAGSELRNALLTYGTTKQNRELSGKIYLRTSIKFQEGMAGSLDLMNAHNQYLNSQSQYISASLNVLNRSVAMESLLENPE
- a CDS encoding efflux RND transporter periplasmic adaptor subunit, whose translation is MKKVISLIAIAGMLVVSSCRQDNSPEALRKQLDAYHKESKEIDIRIKELEKQLAGLENGSDKVNRIPVVLEEVAPGLFEHYVEAGGNVEAVREAFISPEISGQITTIYVKEGDKVQKGQLLAQLNTQVTRKSIEEVQTSLKLATDLFQRQQRLWDQKIGSEMQYLEAKNNKESLENRLATLNAQLDMARVVSPVSGVVERVAQKNGELAMPGMTMIHVINLDELFVKANVSEALLPFIRKGDEIVLKFPSYPEVSRKLRVDRIGSNINPGNRTFEVQVKFDNTDGTIKPNMMASLLINDYRNEQALIIPSRLIKEDLKGKYIYTAKSNSPDFVAQKVYIQAGRSFLGRTEVISGLKEGDKIIQDGFNRVSDGVYLSVDSVKTAK